One window of the Periophthalmus magnuspinnatus isolate fPerMag1 chromosome 6, fPerMag1.2.pri, whole genome shotgun sequence genome contains the following:
- the pskh1 gene encoding serine/threonine-protein kinase H1 homolog, translating to MGCRNSKVLPEPPGDVQLDLVKKVDPLQPPQTDIYKHFIRGDEKTAAASGGDKMGAASPLQAQGAGPTASAQAPKEPTELSDPQRKKVAKYRAKFDPRVTAKYDIKALIGRGSFSRVVRVEHKSTRQPYAIKIIETRYREGREVCESELCVLRRVRHTNIIQLMEVFETAERVYMVMELATGGELFDRIIARGSFTERDATRVLQMVLDGVKYLHTLGITHRDLKPENLLYYHPGADSKIIITDFGLANSRKKGDECLMKTTCGTPEYIAPEILVRKPYTNAVDMWALGVISYILLSGTMPFEDDNRMRLYRQILKGKYSFTGEPWPSVSNLAKDFVERILTVDPAQRLTAGQALKHPWIVSMAASSSMKNLQRCISQNLLKRASSRCHSTKSSHSTRSSRSTKSNKARRMREKELRELNRRYQQQYNG from the exons ATGGGGTGCAGGAACAGTAAGGTCCTCCCTGAGCCTCCAGGGGATGTTCAGTTGGACCTGGTCAAAAAG GTTGACCCTCTTCAGCCCCCACAGACAGATATCTATAAGCACTTTATACGAGGAGATGAGAAGACTGCAGCTGCCAGTGGAGGGGATAAGATGGGTGCAGCCTCACCCCTCCAGGCCCAGGGTGCTGGTCCTACGGCCTCAGCTCAGGCTCCTAAAGAGCCCACCGAGCTGTCCGACCCACAGCGCAAGAAGGTTGCCAAGTACCGAGCCAAGTTTGACCCACGAGTCACAGCCAAGTATGACATCAAGGCTTTGATAGGACGAGGAAGTTTTAGCCGTGTTGTTCGAGTAGAACATAAAAGTACACGGCAGCCTTATGCCATAAAGATTATAGAGACCAGATACCGGGAGGGAAGGGAGGTCTGTGAGTCGGAGCTGTGTGTTCTGCGGCGTGTTCGTCATACGAACATAATACAGCTGATGGAGGTGTTTGAGACCGCAGAGCGTGTGTACATGGTGATGGAGCTGGCCACTGGAGGAGAGCTGTTTGACCGTATTATTGCCAGAGGATCTTTCACTGAACGGGACGCCACCCGGGTCCTACAGATGGTTCTAGATGGTGTCAAATACTTGCACACTTTGGGAATCACTCACAGAGACCTGAAACCAGAGAACCTCCTCTACTACCACCCAGGGGCCGACTCCAAAATCATCATCACTGACTTTGGTTTGGCCAACAGCCGCAAGAAAGGGGATGAGTGTCTGATGAAGACAACGTGTGGTACACCGGAATACATCGCCCCGGAGATCCTAGTGAGGAAGCCTTATACCAACGCTGTGGACATGTGGGCACTGGGGGTCATATCCTACATCCTGCTGAGTGGAACCATGCCGTTTGAGGATGACAATCGCATGAGGCTCTATAGGCAGATCCTAAAAGGGAAATACAGCTTCACAGGAGAG CCCTGGCCCAGTGTATCAAACCTGGCCAAAGACTTTGTGGAGCGGATTCTGACTGTTGACCCAGCCCAGCGCCTCACAGCGGGACAGGCACTGAAACACCCGTGGATCGTTAGCATGGCCGCCTCTTCGTCCATGAAGAACCTGCAGCGCTGTATCTCACAGAACCTGCTGAAGCGAGCCTCTTCTCGCTGCCACAGCACTAAGTCCTCCCACTCCACCCGCTCCAGCCGCTCCACCAAATCCAACAAAGCCCGCCgcatgagagagaaggagctcCGTGAGCTCAACCGCCGCTACCAGCAGCAGTACAACGGCTAG
- the mbtps1 gene encoding membrane-bound transcription factor site-1 protease, whose translation MPLLPVCIWMLFGLMAVVGTEPGIGAKPESGLSTVPTQGSNCTQLTVKLEFSTKVVEHEYIVAFNGYFSAKARSLYISSALRNAGGGLEWHIVPRENPASDFPSDFELVHIRQASPSSLLTLEDHPYIKRVTPQRKVFRSLKYVPSPEAAAPCNSTETERWQSWQSSRPFRRTSLSLGSGFWHATGRHSSRRLLRAIPRHVAQILQADVLWQMGHTGSGVKVAVFDTGLSEKHPHFKNVKERTNWTNEKTLDDGLGHGTFVAGVIASMRECQGFAPDAELHIFKVFTNNQVSYTSWFLDAFNYAILKKIDVLNLSIGGPDFMDHPFVDKVWELTANRVIMVSAIGNDGPLYGTLNNPADQMDVIGVGGIDFEDNIARFSSRGMTTWELPGGYGRVKPDIVTYGSGVRGSGMKEGCRSLSGTSVASPVVAGAVTLLASTVRKRELVNPASMKQALIASARRLPGVNMFEQGHGKLDLIRAYQILNSYRPQASLSPSYIDLTECPYMWPYCSQPIYYGGMPTIVNVTILNGMGVTGRIVDKPIWQPYLPQNGDHIDVALSYSPVLWPWVGYLAVSISVAKKAASWEGIAQGHVMVTVASPAENDSEVDGEVTSTVKLPIKVKIVPTPPRSKRVLWDQYHNLRYPPGYFPRDNLRMKNDPLDWNGDHIHTNFRDMYQHLRSMGYFVEVLGAPITCFDASQYGTLLMADSEEEYFPEEITKLKRDIDNGLSLIIFSDWYNTSVMRRVKFYDENTRQWWMPDTGGANVPALNELISMWGMAFSDGLYEGDFTLADHDMYYASGCSIARFPEDGIVIAKNLKDQGLEVLQQETAVVEAVPILGLYQTPSDGGGRIALYGDSNCIDDSHRQKDCFWLLDALLQYTSYSMTPPSLSHSHSRVAPPTGIERPLPQRLEGNHLYRYSKVLEAHLGDPKPRPLPACPHLSWAKPQPLNETAPSNLWKHQKLLSVDLDKVALPNVRAYRPQVRPLSPGESGAWDIPGGIMPGRYNQEVSQTIPVFAFLGAMVVLSFFVVQLTKAKSKPKRRKQRIKRPTYLQQTTTGKNPTV comes from the exons ATGCCGCTGCTTCCTGTGTGCATATGGATGCTCTTTGGGCTCATGGCTGTAGTAGGGACAGAGCCAGGGATCGGAGCCAAACCAGAGTCTGGCCTGTCCACGGTCCCCACACAGGGTTCCAACTGCACACAGCTAACTGTCAAACTTGAGTTCTCCACTAAAGTTGTAGAGCACG AGTACATAGTGGCTTTCAATGGGTATTTCTCAGCCAAAGCTCGGAGTTTATACATCAGCAGTGCTCTGCGAAATGCCGGAGGAGGATTGGAGTGGCACATTGTTCCCAGAGAAAACCCAGCATCCGACTTTCCTAGTGACTTTGAGCTGGTTCACATCCGCCAGGCGTCACCCAGCAGCCTGCTCACCCTTGAGGACCACCCCTACATCAAGAGGGTGACCCCACAGCGCAAAGTGTTCCGCTCGCTCAAATATGTCCCct CTCCTGAAGCTGCTGCTCCCTGTaacagcacagagacagagaggtggCAGTCATGGCAATCCTCTCGTCCTTTCAGAAGGACTAGTCTGTCTCTGGGTTCGGGCTTCTGGCACGCCACTGGACGCCACTCCAGCCGCCGTTTACTGCGTGCCATCCCCCGCCATGTGGCTCAGATCCTGCAGGCTGATGTGCTGTGGCAGATGGGGCACACAG GGTCTGGTGTGAAAGTGGCTGTTTTTGATACAGGCCTAAGTGAAAAACACcctcattttaaaaatgtaaaggaaAGGACCAACTGGACAAATGAGAAAACACTGGATGATG gccTCGGTCATGGCACATTTGTAGCTGGTGTAATCGCAAGTATGAGGGAATGCCAAGGTTTTGCTCCAGATGCGGAACTGCATATCTTCAAAGTGTTCACAAATAACCAG GTTTCCTACACATCTTGGTTCCTAGATGCTTTCAACTATGCCATCCTAAAGAAGATAGATGTTCTAAACCTCAGTATTGGTGGCCCAGATTTCATGGACCACCCATTTGTTGATAAG GTGTGGGAGCTGACTGCTAACAGAGTGATCATGGTATCTGCTATTGGCAATGACGGACCTTTATATGG GACCTTAAACAACCCTGCAGATCAAATGGATGTCATCGGGGTTGGAGGGATTGACTTTGAGGACAATATTGCCCGGTTTTCCTCCAGGGGCATGACAACTTGG GAGCTGCCAGGGGGCTACGGTCGGGTGAAGCCGGACATTGTGACCTATGGCTCTGGGGTGCGTGGGTCTGGAATGAAGGAGGGCTGCCGCTCTTTGTCCGGCACCAGCGTGGCCTCTCCGGTGGTAGCAGGTGCTGTCACTCTCCTGGCCAG CACGGTGCGGAAACGGGAGCTGGTGAACCCCGCCTCCATGAAGCAGGCCCTGATCGCCTCAGCCCGCAGGCTCCCGGGGGTCAACATGTTTGAGCAGGGCCACGGGAAACTGGACCTGATCCGGGCTTACCAGATCCTCAACAGCTACAGACCTCAGGCCAG CTTATCTCCCAGTTACATTGATCTGACAGAGTGTCCATACATGTGGCCTTACTGCTCTCAGCCCATTTACTATGGAGGAATGCCCACTATTGTAAATGTGACCATTCTTAATGGTATGGGAGTCACAGGCAGGATTGTGGACAAG CCGATCTGGCAGCCTTATCTACCACAGAATGGTGACCACATAGATGTAGCGCTTTCGTACTCTCCAGTGCTGTGGCCGTGGGTGGGGTACTTGGCTGTCTCCATTTCTGTGGCCAAGAAAGCGGCATCATGGGAAGGAATTGCTCAAGGCCATGTGATGGTAACTGTGGCCTCGCCTGCGGAGAACGAT TCGGAGGTGGATGGAGAGGTGACCTCCACTGTCAAACTGCCTATCAAAGTTAAAATTGTGCCTACACCCCCACGCAGTAAGCGGGTACTGTGGGACCAGTACCACAACTTGCGCTACCCACCTGGGTACTTTCCCCGAGACAACCTCAGAATGAAGAACGACCCATTAGATTG GAATGGGGATCATATACACACTAACTTTAGGGACATGTACCAGCACCTAAGAAGTATGGGATACTTTGTTGAAGTGCTGGGAGCGCCCATAACATGCTTTGATGCTAGTCAGTATG GCACATTGCTAATGGCGGACAGTGAGGAAGAATATTTTCCTGAGGAGATTACAAAGCTGAAGAGAGACATTGACAATGGCCTTTCGCTCATTATCTTCAGTGATTGGTACAACACATCTGTCATGAGAAGGGTCAAATTTTACGACGAAAACACAAG GCAGTGGTGGATGCCAGACACAGGGGGCGCCAATGTACCGGCTCTGAATGAGCTGATCTCCATGTGGGGAATGGCTTTTAGTGACGGGCTCTATGAGGGCGACTTCACTTTGGCAGACCACGACA TGTACTATGCCTCAGGCTGCAGTATTGCTCGTTTCCCAGAAGATGGAATTGTGATTGCTAAAAATTTAAAGGACCAAG GGTTGGAAGTGCTACAGCAAGAAACTGCAGTAGTAGAGGCAGTGCCCATTCTAGGACTGTACCAAACCCCTTCTGATGGGGGAGGCCGCATTGCACTCTATGGAGATTCAAACTGTATCGACGACAGCCATCGGCAGAAAG actgtTTCTGGTTGCTGGATGCCCTCTTACAGTATACCTCCTACAGCATGACTCCTCCAAGTCTGAGCCACTCCCACAGCCGAGTGGCGCCACCTACAGGCATAGAGCGGCCACTGCCACAAAGGCTGGAAG GAAACCATCTTTACCGTTACTCCAAGGTTCTAGAGGCTCACCTGGGTGaccctaagccccgccccttaccagcctgtcctcacctgtcttGGGCCAAGCCTCAGCCACTCAATGAGACAGCACCTAG TAATCTATGGAAGCACCAGAAACTTCTGTCAGTGGATCTGGACAAAGTGGCTTTGCCCAATGTGCGGGCCTACAGACCCCAGGTCAGGCCCCTGTCTCCTGGGGAGAGTGGTGCATGGGACATCCCTGGAG GAATAATGCCTGGACGCTATAATCAGGAGGTCAGCCAGACTATTCCAGTTTTTGCTTTTCTTGGAGCTATGGTGGTCTTGTCGTTTTTTGTGGTCCAGCTGACTAAGGCCAAGAGTAAGCCTAAACGCAGGAAGCAGCGCATCAAGCGCCCCACATACCTCCAGCAGACCACCACTGGGAAGAACCCTACAGTTTGA
- the slc38a8a gene encoding putative sodium-coupled neutral amino acid transporter 8a, translating to MEELARESISLLASASNKPPLDSGPRLGSMGAVFIMLKSALGAGLLNFPWAFDKAGGIRSAVTVELISLVFLVSGLIILGYSSSVSGRCTYQAVVKEVCGAAIGQLCELCFVFNLFMIGVAFLVIVNDQLEKLSGSLYEVVTGLPGSEMPYRWYTDRHLALMLLCLFLILPMSIPKEIRVQKYISVLGTFAATYLTIAIIVKYYTMPSVLSRSTAMLSSGTGSWASMFSAIPTICFGFQCHEASIAIYSSMENQKLSHWVLISVLSMIFCLIIYSLTGVYGYLTFGKDVKADILMSYAGHDVLMVVARLLFGVSIITVYPIIVLLSRSVMQEPLMRWRYRQTGAVSEAFERSSRYLLSVLWITVTLLIAMYVPDISKVISVIGGISAFFIFIFPGLCLMFAMQSEPVSFKTRVVLTTWGAVTLVCGAFIFGQSTTIAIMQLLHNI from the exons ATGGAGGAGTTGGCCCGGGAAAGCATTAGCCTGCTGGCATCCGCCTCCAACAAGCCCCCGCTGGACTCGGGGCCCCGGCTCGGCTCTATGGGGGCCGTGTTCATCATGCTCAAGTCTGCCCTGGGAGCGGGACTGCTCAATTTCCCCTGGGCTTTCGATAAGGCTGGAGGGATCCGCAGCGCCGTCACTGTGGAGCTG ATCTCCCTTGTGTTCCTGGTGAGCGGGCTGATCATCCTGGGTTACTCTTCGTCGGTCAGTGGGCGCTGCACGTACCAGGCCGTGGTCAAAGAGGTGTGTGGGGCCGCCATCGGACAGCTGTGTGAGCTCTGCTTTGTTTTTAACCTCTTCATGATCGGTGTGGCCTTCCTCGTCATCGTCAACGACCAGCTCGAGAAAT TGTCTGGCTCCCTGTATGAGGTAGTGACTGGGTTGCCCGGCTCAGAGATGCCCTACCGCTGGTACACAGACAGACACTTGGCCCTGATGCTGCTCTGTCTGTTCCTCATCCTGCCCATGTCCATCCCCAAAGAGATCAGAGTCCAGAAATACATCAG TGTTTTAGGCACTTTTGCTGCTACCTACCTGACCATCGCCATCATTGTCAAATACTACACCATGCCTTCTGTTCTGAGTCGCTCCACAGCTATGCTCAGTTCAGG AACCGGTTCGTGGGCGTCCATGTTCAGTGCAATCCCAACCATCTGCTTTGGTTTCCAG tgtcatGAGGCATCCATTGCGATTTACAGCAGCATGGAGAACCAGAAGCTTTCCCACTGGGTGCTCATCTCTGTGCTGTCCATGATCTTCTGCCTCATCATCTACTCACTCACGG GGGTTTATGGATACCTGACCTTTGGAAAGGATGTGAAAGCAGATATCCTCATGTCGTACGCTGGACATGATGTCCTGATGGTGGTGGCCCGGCTGCTGTTTGGAGTGTCCATTATAACTGTGTATCCCATCATTGTGCTACTCAGCAG GTCAGTGATGCAGGAGCCCCTAATGAGGTGGCGTTACAGACAGACTGGAGCAGTGAGCGAGGCCTTTGAGAGGAGTAGCCGGTACCTCCTGAGCGTCCTGTGGATCACAGTCACCCTCCTCATCGCCATGTACGTCCCCGACATTAGCAAAGTCATCAGTGTGATCGGGGGCATCAGCGctttcttcatcttcatcttcccAG GCCTGTGTCTAATGTTTGCCATGCAGTCTGAACCCGTATCCTTTAAGACCAG AGTGGTCCTGACCACATGGGGGGCTGTTACCCTGGTCTGTGGTGCTTTCATCTTCGGCCAAAGCACCACCATCGCCATCATGCAGCTCCTGCACAATATCTGA